AAAGCGGGGGGCCAGGATTACCATGGAAGCGCTTTCACTTGGGGCAGCGGATTTTATACTCAAACCTTCCGGCGCGGTGTCGCACGATATCCATGAAGTGGAGATGGAACTCGTCCAGCTCGTGAAAATCTACGGGAAACGGTATTGTTTCAAACAACCGCCCGATGTTCCGATTGAAAAGCCCGTGACAGAGACAGAGGCTCCGAAAGTTACCGTGAAGGAACCGCCGGTCTTTCCGCGAATACCCGGAAACATCGAAGTCATCGCGATCGGTATTTCAACCGGAGGGCCGAACGCCCTCAGAAAAATATTGCCTGATATCGACAAAGATATCCCGGTTCCGCTCCTTGTCGTTCAGCATATGCCAAAGGGGTTTACCTTCGAGTTCGCGAAAAGTCTGGACAAGATATGCCCGCTCGAGGTGAAAGAAGCCGCTGACGGTGATATCATAAAAAAGGGAAGGATACTGATCGCCCCCGGGGACAGGCACCTCGAAGTGGAGAAAAGACAATTCGCCACTATTGTCAGACTTTCGGAAGACGAACCGGTAAACGGACACCGGCCTTCCGTCGATGTGCTTTTTTCTTCGGTGCTGGATGTCTATCATCATAATTGTATGGCGATTATTATGACCGGCATGGGCAAGGACGGGGTCGCAAAAATAGGAGACATCTTCAGGCAGGGGGGAATTACCGTTTCTCAGGATGAAGCGAGTTGTATCGTTCCGGGAATGCCGAGGGCGGCAATTGAAAAGGGATATATCCGCTATGTCGTCACCCTTGACAGGATGGCGGAAACAATCAACACGATGACGAAAGCCCCGTTATTTTCAGACGCGTAAATGACGGGAAAAGGGCAGGATGGGCGGTTGTCCGGTCGAAACCGACGGGTTACCCGGCCTGTATCGGTCTTTTCTTTTCTTCTTCGACAAGCCGAATGATCCTTTTTCTTACATCTTCTGCAAGGGTGAATTTCATGGAATGATCGTATGCCGAAATTTCGATGGGATCGTCAACGGTAAAATAAACGGTTCCCGGACGGATCATGAAGGACCCCCTTGGCAGGATATCGCGTGCGCCATGTATCGCGATGGGAACAATATCGATACCCGCTTTCAACGCCAGACTGAAAAGACCGAGTTTGAACTCGCCGACCTCTCCCGTTCTGCTTCTCGTCCCTTCGGGAAAGCCAAAAATCGACCGGTGTTTTCTTTTTATCGTTTTAACCGCTTTTTCGAAGGTTTTTTTCGCTTTTCGAGGGTTGCTTCTATCCACCGGTATATGACCGATCGCCCAGATACTCCAGCCCCAGACAGGTATATAAAAGAGGTTTTTCCTCGCGATGAAACTCAAGGCGTAAGGAAGGGCATAATAGAGGACGACAATATCGAAGTAGCTTTGATGATTGGCGATAAATACGTAATTCTTTTTCCTGTCGAGTCTTTCAAGCCCCCGGGAGACTACTTTGACGCCGCTTAACCACCCGAGATGTCTGCACCATAAAACCGCAATATATCTCGAAATCCTCTCGGATAAAATCCTCACAATGAGACAGACGATTCCATAGACAAGGGTACTCAAAACCAGCCATGCGAGAATCAATATGGACCGCAGATTCATAAGAGAAACAATAATGGTATTTCTTTTCATAGTGTGTCCTTACGTGCCACATAAAATCATGTGACGGTTTTAAAGCAACGAGCCTTTCTTCAACTTATACCGTTACAGGTGTCGTTTCCTTCATCGCGATGTTTTTCCGATACCACAGAGACGATGTCCGGAAGCACTTCCTTTTTCCGCAGTTTTTTAATGAGAACGTTGATGATGAATCCCGCGACTATCCCGCACAAACCGGCGGCGGCGGGAATAGCTTCATTGTCGGACCTGAACCCTGTCCGGGCGGTCCAATAAAAGAGAACAAAAAGCAGAAGAGGTAAAATGAACACAAAAAAACCGGCCAATATGGCCTTTGATGGAGCGAGATAGATTTCCACGCGGTCGCCAGTCGTGACGTCCAGATTCTTCGAGTTCGACACACGTATCCTGTGTTTCCGTTTATCCCGGCTGCAATGAAGACAATGCTCCCCGCAATCTCTGTCGATGACAACTTCAATTGTATTGCCCTCGAGGGAACAGACAACCGCATGCTCAAGCATTGATGGTGTCCTTGCACGGGATCCTCAACCTGGCAATCGACCGGGCTTTGCCGCATGTTTGATCGATGTCGATGAGGACTCCCTGCAGTTCGAGTGAGTCGAACGCCGCTTTTGAATATTCGGGAATCTGGGAAATATATTTTCTGATTTCTATTTCAGAATCCATTCCCCCGACGGAATTAATACTCCCGGTCCTCCCCGCGTCGGTAATGACGGCGGTCCCGGCGGGCATGAGTCGTTCATCGGCACTCAACGCCCTTGTGTGGGTGCCGATGATCGCCGAGACCTGGCCGTCCAGATACTGAAACAGGCTGTTTTTCTCTGCGGTGGTTTCCGCGTGATATTCGATGATGATGTTGGGAGTCGTTTCCGAGATCTTTTTGATCAGTTCGGGGAGCAGAACAAATGGATTCCTCAGATGAACACGGGGAAATCCCGCCTGGCCCATCACGATAATGACGCCCAGTGAAAAACCGTCCCTGTTCGCTATTGTCCAGCCCCGCCCGGGATTGGAATAGGGGTAATTCGCGGGACGCAGCATGTAGGAGACCTTTTTGAAATGATCCACCATATCCTTTTTATAATATGCCCGCTCGCCGGTTGTAATGATATCGATCCCGAGTTTATGCAGATAGACTGCGTGATTTCTGCCGATACCAAACCCGGCGGTCGCCCCTTCTCCGTTTGCTATTACGAAATCGATGCCGCTATCTTTTCTAATTTGCGGAAGAAGCCGTTTTACGGTAAAGACTCCTGTTTTTCCGACAATTTCTCCGATGAAAAGAATTTTCAGACCGCTTACTCCTTGTCTTTATTAAGGTACAGTTGCTTGATGCGGTTATAAAACCGATGTAACAACAATACAATTATTTGGCCACAATAGGCAAGGGGAAAAGGAACGCGGGGGAAAGGAAAACGCCATACCCCGTGTTATGAATTGTATATTACCGCTTGATGTATGCATATCGGGTTCGCCTGGATAATTAATACCCTGCGCACAAAGTCCGGGCTAGTTGACAAAAAATCCCGAATAATTTACTCTTTCTCCATTGAGCCCGGGTGGTGAAATTGGTAGACACGCCAGGTTCAGGGTCTGGTGGCTTCACGGCTGTGCTGGTTCAAATCCAGTCCCGGGCAATTATTTTTCTTATCTATTCCAGATGTATCTCCTTCCACCACAACTCTCTTCCCTTCCTTGCCCCAAACGAAACCTTTTTCCCGTCGGGACTGAGGTGGAGATACGGTGTGCCGGAGTATTCGATTCCGAGAGTGAAGGTGCTGGCGCCAAAGAATTTTTCAGCGACCGTCAGATTCCCTTCCGCCGCCTGGATCGGCAGGGCCATCCCGAGTCCGTTACTCACGACCGCACCTCCGATAAAATCGAATTTCTCACCGATGTTGCCGTTTACCGCAACATAATATCCTTTATCTTTCAGGCAGATATACGCTGTCTTTCCCAGACCCGTACTGAAAACGATAACATTTTCTCTGGTAACGTAAAAACCCGGTTGGCCGTATCTTGTCTGAAATTGATATATCGGAATCTTTTCAGGAATAATACCGTTAAGGGCGTCGTATTTTTTTTCATCGATAACCATAAACCATTTATCGCCTTCCTTTACGCCGTAAGCGGCCATCGTACCGTCGGGACTGAAGTAGGGAATACTGACGTCATCATATTTTTCACTTTTTACATTATCGATGACCGTAAACATTTTATCGCCTTCCTTTGCCCAATACCCGAACCGTTTCCCGTCGTGACTGAAGCGGGGCTCACCGACTTCGTCATATGTTTCACTTTTTTTACCGTCGACAACCATAAACCATGTATCGCCTTCCTTTACTGCGTGAGCGATTCTTTTACCGTCGGGACTGAAGGAAGGATCCCTCAACCCTTCATATTCTTCACCTTTTTCACCGTCGACCACGATAAACGACGCATCGCCTTTTCTCGCGCCGTAAGCGAACCGTTTGCCGTCCGGACTGAAAACCGGTACCCCGATCGCGATATATCCTTCACTCTTTTTACCGTCGACAACCATAAACCATGTATCGCCTTCCTTCGCGGAATAAGCGACGCTTTCACTGTCGGGACTGAAAATCGGATCGGTGACCCAGTCGAATTTTCCATCTTTTTTGTCGTCGACAACGACGAGTGATTTTTTTTCCGCCTCGAGATTACCGCGATACGCGACCCTTTTACCGTCGGGACTGAAGCAAAGTGCCTCGACTTTGTCGTATCGATCGCCCTTTTTTCCGTCGACGACAACCAGCCATTTATCTTCTTCCTTTGCCCCATAAGCGAGCCTTTGACCGTCGGGGCTCAGAAGAGGGTACCCTATTTCATCGAACTTCTCCATTTTTTTGTTTCCCGTAACGATAAACCATTTGTCACCTTCTTTGGCTTTGTATGCCAGGATCTTACCGTCGGAGCTGAAGTGGGGAGCGCCGACGTCATCATACTCCGGACCCGCCGAATGGTTTACGACTATTGCCGCTTTTTCGCCTTTTTTGAGAATATA
The sequence above is drawn from the Spirochaetales bacterium genome and encodes:
- a CDS encoding chemotaxis response regulator protein-glutamate methylesterase, with the protein product MQPLKVLIIDDSALMRNIISKILNGDPEITVVATAMNGMFGLEKIERYRPDVIVLDLEMPVMNGIEFLIEKRKRHIGIPVIILSSVAKRGARITMEALSLGAADFILKPSGAVSHDIHEVEMELVQLVKIYGKRYCFKQPPDVPIEKPVTETEAPKVTVKEPPVFPRIPGNIEVIAIGISTGGPNALRKILPDIDKDIPVPLLVVQHMPKGFTFEFAKSLDKICPLEVKEAADGDIIKKGRILIAPGDRHLEVEKRQFATIVRLSEDEPVNGHRPSVDVLFSSVLDVYHHNCMAIIMTGMGKDGVAKIGDIFRQGGITVSQDEASCIVPGMPRAAIEKGYIRYVVTLDRMAETINTMTKAPLFSDA
- a CDS encoding 1-acyl-sn-glycerol-3-phosphate acyltransferase, with product MKRNTIIVSLMNLRSILILAWLVLSTLVYGIVCLIVRILSERISRYIAVLWCRHLGWLSGVKVVSRGLERLDRKKNYVFIANHQSYFDIVVLYYALPYALSFIARKNLFYIPVWGWSIWAIGHIPVDRSNPRKAKKTFEKAVKTIKRKHRSIFGFPEGTRSRTGEVGEFKLGLFSLALKAGIDIVPIAIHGARDILPRGSFMIRPGTVYFTVDDPIEISAYDHSMKFTLAEDVRKRIIRLVEEEKKRPIQAG
- a CDS encoding SoxR reducing system RseC family protein, translating into MLEHAVVCSLEGNTIEVVIDRDCGEHCLHCSRDKRKHRIRVSNSKNLDVTTGDRVEIYLAPSKAILAGFFVFILPLLLFVLFYWTARTGFRSDNEAIPAAAGLCGIVAGFIINVLIKKLRKKEVLPDIVSVVSEKHRDEGNDTCNGIS
- a CDS encoding YmdB family metallophosphoesterase gives rise to the protein MKILFIGEIVGKTGVFTVKRLLPQIRKDSGIDFVIANGEGATAGFGIGRNHAVYLHKLGIDIITTGERAYYKKDMVDHFKKVSYMLRPANYPYSNPGRGWTIANRDGFSLGVIIVMGQAGFPRVHLRNPFVLLPELIKKISETTPNIIIEYHAETTAEKNSLFQYLDGQVSAIIGTHTRALSADERLMPAGTAVITDAGRTGSINSVGGMDSEIEIRKYISQIPEYSKAAFDSLELQGVLIDIDQTCGKARSIARLRIPCKDTINA
- a CDS encoding PD40 domain-containing protein encodes the protein MKGKIKYIVGLLVFILAGIGIYIIVQQMGKGRIVSDKDNLLATLPPEVREEDINDHVFSPDGRSVAYILKKGEKAAIVVNHSAGPEYDDVGAPHFSSDGKILAYKAKEGDKWFIVTGNKKMEKFDEIGYPLLSPDGQRLAYGAKEEDKWLVVVDGKKGDRYDKVEALCFSPDGKRVAYRGNLEAEKKSLVVVDDKKDGKFDWVTDPIFSPDSESVAYSAKEGDTWFMVVDGKKSEGYIAIGVPVFSPDGKRFAYGARKGDASFIVVDGEKGEEYEGLRDPSFSPDGKRIAHAVKEGDTWFMVVDGKKSETYDEVGEPRFSHDGKRFGYWAKEGDKMFTVIDNVKSEKYDDVSIPYFSPDGTMAAYGVKEGDKWFMVIDEKKYDALNGIIPEKIPIYQFQTRYGQPGFYVTRENVIVFSTGLGKTAYICLKDKGYYVAVNGNIGEKFDFIGGAVVSNGLGMALPIQAAEGNLTVAEKFFGASTFTLGIEYSGTPYLHLSPDGKKVSFGARKGRELWWKEIHLE